A genomic stretch from Ovis canadensis isolate MfBH-ARS-UI-01 breed Bighorn chromosome 5, ARS-UI_OviCan_v2, whole genome shotgun sequence includes:
- the TEKTL1 gene encoding tektin-like protein 1, with protein MPVLIPPVEHSQDTRVGHPAWREATRALAEEAHQLTDRCGQEAVTMWQPNDSVRDPHMAHHLCRAAYILPWRFRVEMLKGGSTTEKPPPGEGVTLWKSKMKPPAWHARLPLPMHRDARALQTAEVVQAHARGARLTAARLGRAQHQINGQLRLLQRQREATDHRLSEVRKALLINQQSIKLRGYRPKSETISDKADSMLTWEKEELRSMKRKMEIDMEKSEALLKTLASCRDALVFCCKERLQAVELMNQPLDKVLEQAGRHSWVNISRVPTPRTQGLKTPPPDPVGTYTPECATALYEAKRLLMESKDTLLDMAKNEEDIRVQQQQISDRVCASLAQKMRETLELKDRLNMTLGLMRGTIHRCTKFNQEMYITRGLIKGPLSKSYLETREKLDRPLVRMYQRHVGTQLPEATRLAQGTDKLQRHISHVEKNLDELLAMRKNLTWSFNCKKIGHDVDYSVVRLRLRQRHPHVCYEQAQRLVNDWDPRTPPRAESTSAAAK; from the exons ATGCCCGTGTTGATACCCCCGGTGGAGCACAGCCAGGACACGCGCGTTGGGCATCCAGCATGGCGCGAGGCGACCAGGGCCTTGGCAGAGGAGGCACACCAGCTGACCGACCGCTGCGGGCAAGAGGCGGTGACCATGTGGCAACCCAATGACAGTGTGCGGGACCCACACATGGCGCACCACCTCTGCCGGGCCGCCTACATTCTGCCCTGGCGCTTCCGCGTGGAGATGCTCAAAGGGGGCAGCACCACGGAGAAGCCACCGCCGGGCGAGGGCGTTACGCTGTGGAAGAGCAAGATGAAGCCACCTGCCTGGCACGCCCGCCTGCCGCTGCCCATGCACCGTGACGCGCGGGCCCTGCAGACCGCCGAGGTGGTGCAAGCTCACGCTCGCGGGGCGCGCCTCACCGCCGCCCGCCTTGGCCGCGCGCAGCACCAGATCAATGGGCAGCTGCGGCTGCTGCAGCGCCAGCGCGAGGCTACGGACCACAGACTCAGCGAAGTGCGCAAAGCACTGCTGATTAACCAGCAGAGCATCAAGCTGCGGGGCTACCGACCCAAATCTGAGACG ATCTCTGACAAAGCTGACAGTATGCTTACCTGGGAAAAAGAGGAGCTAAGGAGCATGAAAAGGAAGATGGAGATAGATATGGAAAAATCAGAGGCCCTGCTCAAG ACTCTGGCCTCCTGTCGTGACGCTCTGGTCTTCTGCTGTAAGGAGAGGCTCCAAGCTGTGGAGCTAATGAACCAGCCACTGGACAAGGTTCTGGAGCAGGCCGGCCGCCACTCTTGGGTGAACATCTCCCGAGTCCCCACTCCGCGCACTCAGGGCCTGAAAACCCCGCCTCCAGACCCTGTGGGCACCTATACCCCAG AGTGCGCCACGGCGCTGTACGAAGCCAAGCGACTGTTAATGGAGTCCAAGGACACTTTGCTAGATATGGCAAAGAACGAGGAGGACATCCGAGTGCAACAACAGCAGATAAGCGACCGCGTGTGCGCCTCGCTAGCGCAGAAAATGCGCGAGACCTTGGAGCTGAAG GATAGACTGAACATGACCTTAGGACTCATGAGGGGAACGATCCACCGCTGCACAAAATTCAACCAGGAGATGTACATCACCCGCGGCCTCATCAAG ggtcctctgtccaaaAGTTACCTGGAGACTCGAGAGAAACTGGACAGACCTCTGGTTCGCATGTATCAGAGACATGTAGGCACCCAACTTCCGGAGGCCACACGCCTTGCCCAG GGCACTGACAAGCTGCAGCGCCACATCTCGCACGTGGAAAAGAACCTGGATGAGCTGCTCGCCATGCGCAAGAACCTCACCTGGAGCTTCAACTGCAAGAAGATTGGGCACGACGTGGACTACAGCGTGGTGCGCCTGCGCCTCCGCCAGCGGCACCCGCACGTGTGCTACGAGCAAGCGCAGCGCCTGGTTAATGACTGGGACCCACGCACGCCGCCGCGCGCGGAGTCCACCTCCGCTGCCGCCAAGTGA